A stretch of DNA from Campylobacter concisus:
ACTCTTCTAAAATTTTATAAACTCCAGGCGCGCTCTCTTCGATGATGACAAAGGCACCATTTTTTTGTGCAACCTCATTTAGTGCGTTTTCATCACCGCCATTGTCACTGCCGCAACCAGCAAGACCTGCCATAACGATCGCACCAAATCCGCCCACCGCAGCATAAGTAGCTATTTTTTTAATGTGTTTCATATCTCTCCTATCAACTCTTTTAAATTTTTATGTTTTCTAACAAGTATCACGCCTCTTTTAAATTTTATAAATTTGGAGTGGTGTATGTTTTTTATTATCTTTTCACTGACCTTTTTTGTAGCTTTTGGCTTTAAATTTAGCTCCTTTAAGTACTCGCTTAAATTTATCCATTTTGATTCATTTTCTATTTCGGCCTCTATCGCTTCATTATTTGGTATATCGTCGTTTTTTTGTGCTAAAAGTGGCCTTTGCATAGCATTTAGAAACTGCATGAGCTTTTCATCTCTATCTTTATAAATTTGCAAAATTTCATTTTTTCGCTCGATTAGCATCTGCTCCTTTTCTTTAAAAAGCCTATCTTTATCAGCCTGTAAGTTTAAATTTAAGCTCTTTAACTCGCTTAACTCATTTAGCAAATAATTTACAAACTCATCATTTTGGGATTTGGTTTTTATGCTTTTTGGAGTAGATTTTGTGGCCTTTTCGCTACTTGGTTTCTCATCAAGGATGACAAATTTTGTACCATTTTCAATGACTGTATTTATCGAACCACGGCGGATTCTATTATAGACTGCCTCTTTTGTTATGCCTAAAATTTCTGCAGCTTCATTTATAGCTAGCTTTTGCATCGAATTTCCGTTTAAAATAAAATAAAAAATTTGCTTTGATTATAAAAAAATAAGGCTAAAAGAAGAGTTAAACAAAGAGAGCAAAGCCCTCTTTGTCTTGGTTTTAGAGTCTTGACTCGTAGCGTCTAAGCATATAAAGACGTTTAAGCATTTTCTTGCGAGCAGCAATTTTTTGTTTCTTGCGGATCTCAGTTTTAGGCTCAAAGAAGCGTCTAGCTCTTGCTTCAGTTACTACTAAGTTACGGTCAGTTTGTTTTTTAAACTTTCTGTAACCCTCGTCAAATGACTCGTTAGGATGTACCTTAATACCAGGCAACGTCCTCACCACCTTTCAGATTAAAATAAGCCGTGAGTATAGTTTAATTTTCATAAATTTAAGCTTTTAACTATTTTTTTTTAAAACTCTTTTAATGCCATAAGCTTTATAATCATAAAATTTCAAAAAAGGCTTATTATGTCAAAGGATTTTCATCTTAGCTATGCCAAGAGGCGTTACATTTTTTTTGCCTGTATTACGCTATTTGTCTTTGTTTTGCCATTTATCAGAGTAAATGATGCGCAGTTATTTTTGCTAAGTTTTGATAAAAGTAGAGTTGATCTCTTTTTTACAAAATTTGATATGCAAGAGCTTTATTTGTTGCCATTTTTATTTATTATTTTGTTCTTAAGCATATTTTTTCTAACGACACTTGCAGGGCGCGTTTGGTGCGGTTGGAGCTGTCCGCAAACTATTTTTAGAACGATATTTCGTGATCTTTTGCAAACTAAAATTTTAAAGATCAGAAAAAATATCCAAAATAAGCAAAATGAGCCAAAAGGACAAATTTTAAAGCGTGCTTTAGCAGTTGGAATTTGGTGTATTTTAGCTCTTATTATTTCGGCAAATTTTTTATGGTATTTTGTGCCACCGCTTGATTTTTTTGCTTATTTAAAAGAGCCAAGCGAACATGGAGTTTTGCTTGCATTTTGGCTTGTTATCGCTATTTGGTTAGTTTATGATGTCATCATTTTAAAAGAAAATTTTTGCATTTATGTCTGTCCTTACGCTAGGGTGCAATCAGTGATGTTTGATAACGATACGATCCAAGTTATTTACAATCAAAAAAGAGGCGGCGTAATCTATAACGGAAAAGAGAAATTTAAAAAGCCAAAAGAAGAGGGCGCGCTGTGTACTGGCTGCGAGGCGTGCGTAAGAGTATGTCCAACGCACATTGATATAAGAAAAGGTATGCAGCTTGAATGTATAAATTGTCTAGAGTGTAGCGATGCTTGCGCTAAAGTGATGAAGCATTTTGATGAAAGTTCACTTATTGAGTGGAGAAGTATAAACTCTATAAAAGAGCAAAAAAGAGTCAAAATTTTACGCTTTAGAACGGTTGCTTATCTTGTCATTTTGGGCATTGTTTTGACAGCTGGAGTATTGATGAGTGGCAAAAAAGAAAGTATGCTTTTAAACATAAATAGAACAAGTGAGCTTTATAAAATTTTAGGCGAAAATGAAGTTGAAAATTCTTACGTATTTTTGGTGCAGAACACACAAAATAAAGAGCACGCATTTTACTTTGAAGTAGATGATAAGAATATAGAAATTTCTCGTCCAAATAAGCCATTTATATTAAAAGCTGGCGCAAAACAACGAGTCATTGTCACGCTAAAATCAAAAAATGAAAATTTAAGCGATAAAGATCTTTTAAAACATATAAATATAAAAGCCTATGCTACCGATGAGCCAGCTATCAGCGTGCAAAGGCAAAGTACTTTTATCTATCCTAAAAGATGATAAAATGGCAAAAATTTAACAGGAAGCAAGATGGCAATCTCAGAAAAGGGTAAAAAAAGATACGAACTTATCGTAAAAAACAGCACTTGAGCTATTTTTAGAAAAAGGATACGAAAAGACAAGCTTAAGCGACATTGTAGCGATAAGTGGCGGATCGCTTTCTAGCATTTATACATTTTTTGAGAACAAAGAGGGGCTTTTTGAGGCGATCGTTGAGCAAGAGATAGATAGCCTTATAAAAGAGATCGATGAGAAAATAGATCTTAAAATTTCCCACAGCTTGGAGGAATTTTTAACCAAATTTGCAACCATAATATTTTCTATTACTTGCAGTAAAAGGCATATCTCTCTTGGTAGGATAATGATGAGCGAGGGTTCTAAAAATGGTGGCAAACTTGGTAAGACGTTTTTGGATCAAATCTTAAAAAAGATCGATCTTGTGCTTATAAATTTCTTTGAAAGAGACGAAGTAAAAGCCAAGCTTGACTCAAAATTTTCAGCCAAATTTGCTACAAAGTACTTTATACAAAGTGTGATAGGAGCTTATTACTACGATTCGCTTTTGATAAATGAAGAACCAAAGCTTAGTGAAAAAGAGCGTAAAAAGCATGTTGGCTTGTGTGTTGAGTTGTTTTTAAATGGAATTAGTAAAAAATAAAATTGACTTTTTATTTGTTTTCTAA
This window harbors:
- the rpsU gene encoding 30S ribosomal protein S21 — protein: MPGIKVHPNESFDEGYRKFKKQTDRNLVVTEARARRFFEPKTEIRKKQKIAARKKMLKRLYMLRRYESRL
- the ccoG gene encoding cytochrome c oxidase accessory protein CcoG, whose amino-acid sequence is MSKDFHLSYAKRRYIFFACITLFVFVLPFIRVNDAQLFLLSFDKSRVDLFFTKFDMQELYLLPFLFIILFLSIFFLTTLAGRVWCGWSCPQTIFRTIFRDLLQTKILKIRKNIQNKQNEPKGQILKRALAVGIWCILALIISANFLWYFVPPLDFFAYLKEPSEHGVLLAFWLVIAIWLVYDVIILKENFCIYVCPYARVQSVMFDNDTIQVIYNQKRGGVIYNGKEKFKKPKEEGALCTGCEACVRVCPTHIDIRKGMQLECINCLECSDACAKVMKHFDESSLIEWRSINSIKEQKRVKILRFRTVAYLVILGIVLTAGVLMSGKKESMLLNINRTSELYKILGENEVENSYVFLVQNTQNKEHAFYFEVDDKNIEISRPNKPFILKAGAKQRVIVTLKSKNENLSDKDLLKHINIKAYATDEPAISVQRQSTFIYPKR
- a CDS encoding TetR/AcrR family transcriptional regulator C-terminal domain-containing protein is translated as MVAISGGSLSSIYTFFENKEGLFEAIVEQEIDSLIKEIDEKIDLKISHSLEEFLTKFATIIFSITCSKRHISLGRIMMSEGSKNGGKLGKTFLDQILKKIDLVLINFFERDEVKAKLDSKFSAKFATKYFIQSVIGAYYYDSLLINEEPKLSEKERKKHVGLCVELFLNGISKK